The following are from one region of the Sporichthyaceae bacterium genome:
- a CDS encoding MmgE/PrpD family protein, with the protein MTGDGYLVERLAQFVVCAAHDDLRGDSLRAMKRNLLDSLACALGSLDGEMVPSVRAHARYFSSKPTATLIGGGKASVDQAAFFNAVLVRYPDLLDTYLTPGGLCHPADNLGAVLAVAEHTRAGGAEFLLALAVAYEVQCRFSAEVPLMAQGLNHALQLAMSVAAGTAKLLGLDVDRTADAISASSIDNISLAGVHAEPVAMWKGVSPAITGMRAVYATMLAQRGVTGPRALFEGPNGLDRLLGRTFDLRPADRSLDAAGHTYLKKYCALIHGQVIIDATLALREEHGIEGADVEHVVLDVFQGAFDFAGGGQYGNKDHPWTKEQADYNVKYLVAVALLDGGVGPAQLETSRVRQPDVQELLTRVAVVPSEEFTAAYPDRTQARVTLSLRGGEVLSRSQSDFEGSLTRPMSWDRVVDKFRWLAEPFAGEALCAEIIDAVDRLEHLEVVELARLLAAASPQALGAPRPTRF; encoded by the coding sequence ATGACAGGCGACGGTTACCTGGTGGAGCGCCTCGCACAGTTCGTGGTCTGCGCCGCTCACGATGATCTGCGCGGGGATTCGCTGCGTGCAATGAAGCGAAACCTGCTCGACAGTCTCGCCTGCGCGCTCGGTTCCCTCGATGGCGAAATGGTGCCGTCCGTGCGTGCTCACGCGCGGTATTTCAGCAGCAAGCCGACCGCCACACTCATCGGTGGTGGCAAGGCTTCGGTCGATCAGGCCGCGTTCTTCAACGCGGTCCTGGTCCGATATCCAGATCTGCTGGACACGTACCTGACACCGGGCGGCCTGTGCCATCCCGCCGACAACCTCGGTGCGGTCCTGGCCGTCGCGGAACACACGCGGGCCGGCGGAGCTGAATTCCTTCTGGCGTTGGCTGTCGCGTACGAGGTCCAATGTCGCTTCAGCGCTGAGGTGCCCCTCATGGCGCAAGGCCTGAACCATGCGCTGCAACTGGCCATGTCGGTGGCTGCGGGTACCGCCAAGCTCCTCGGGTTGGACGTCGACCGGACGGCCGATGCCATCAGCGCCTCCAGCATCGACAACATCTCTCTCGCGGGCGTACACGCTGAACCTGTCGCCATGTGGAAAGGGGTCTCACCCGCCATCACGGGCATGCGCGCGGTGTATGCCACCATGCTCGCGCAGCGCGGTGTGACCGGACCCAGGGCGCTGTTCGAGGGGCCCAACGGGCTCGATCGGCTTCTCGGTCGCACCTTCGACCTGCGGCCGGCCGACCGAAGCCTCGACGCTGCCGGGCACACCTATCTGAAGAAGTACTGCGCGCTGATCCACGGCCAAGTGATCATCGACGCCACTCTCGCGCTACGGGAGGAACACGGGATCGAGGGAGCAGACGTCGAACATGTCGTCCTCGATGTGTTCCAAGGAGCCTTCGACTTCGCCGGCGGCGGACAGTACGGCAACAAGGACCACCCATGGACCAAGGAGCAGGCCGATTACAACGTCAAGTACCTGGTCGCCGTTGCCCTGCTCGATGGCGGGGTCGGCCCCGCACAACTGGAGACGTCCCGGGTCAGGCAGCCCGATGTGCAGGAGCTGCTCACCCGAGTGGCTGTCGTCCCGTCCGAGGAATTCACGGCGGCGTACCCGGATCGTACGCAGGCACGGGTGACCCTGAGCCTCCGTGGCGGCGAAGTCCTAAGCCGTTCACAGTCCGACTTCGAGGGCTCCTTGACCCGGCCGATGAGCTGGGATCGCGTCGTCGACAAGTTCCGCTGGCTCGCAGAGCCTTTTGCCGGTGAGGCATTGTGCGCCGAGATCATCGACGCAGTCGACCGCCTGGAGCATCTCGAGGTCGTAGAGCTGGCCCGCTTGCTCGCGGCGGCAAGTCCGCAGGCCCTCGGTGCACCGAGACCGACTCGATTCTGA
- a CDS encoding muconolactone Delta-isomerase family protein, which yields MEFLVALSTVVPEGTTDGEVRDRYEREAVRIRELAAGGAVLRLWRPPLEPGERGALGLFVANDLAGVRAVLETLPLHSWMTIEITPLGVHPNDPALRGPGQSVGGGET from the coding sequence ATGGAGTTTCTGGTCGCGTTGAGCACCGTCGTGCCCGAGGGGACCACCGACGGCGAGGTTCGTGATCGTTACGAACGTGAGGCCGTGCGAATTCGGGAACTGGCTGCCGGTGGCGCGGTTCTTCGACTTTGGCGGCCACCGCTCGAGCCCGGCGAGCGCGGAGCGTTGGGCTTGTTCGTGGCTAACGATCTCGCTGGCGTCAGAGCGGTCCTCGAGACACTGCCGCTGCACTCCTGGATGACGATCGAGATCACGCCACTTGGCGTGCACCCGAACGATCCGGCGCTGCGGGGGCCGGGTCAGTCGGTCGGTGGCGGAGAGACGTAG
- a CDS encoding DUF4331 family protein, translated as MSHHLDAAVDPTLDITDAFCFAGAGDRFGPRTVFGMNTSPTTGAPWNPAGYYELRIDTNGDHVEDITFRATFPIGADGTQHVKVEQLTGAAAADRTAAGTVITPPDAPVGEVVDCAGGIKLFAGQRRDPFFNYLPYPLASTTALATGTSPDYAALGPAHNDFMNTSVRSFVLEVPVRITGPGPVNYWATTAIHDLGHGAWFQLQRAAAPNVNTDWDFRIGSAHVDPNTTGPSHDLVGRPANPATDPASGVWGQIRDTVTAVVAARGTYGNSPHRYATPLAYGAWVADTLLPNVLTFTPGTVALWDPWHGVKNGKGLVEDAADNMIKLVINEDFSSGLKAGPLLDHFPYVSPPPTD; from the coding sequence ATGTCCCACCACTTGGATGCCGCCGTAGACCCGACCCTGGACATCACCGATGCCTTCTGCTTCGCAGGTGCCGGGGACAGGTTCGGCCCACGGACGGTATTCGGGATGAACACCTCGCCGACGACCGGCGCGCCCTGGAACCCTGCGGGCTACTACGAGCTGAGGATCGACACCAACGGTGATCACGTCGAGGACATCACGTTCCGCGCCACCTTCCCGATCGGCGCCGACGGCACGCAGCACGTGAAGGTCGAGCAGCTCACTGGCGCCGCGGCCGCTGACCGCACTGCCGCGGGCACGGTCATCACGCCCCCCGACGCTCCCGTCGGAGAGGTGGTCGACTGCGCGGGCGGCATCAAGCTCTTCGCCGGGCAGCGCCGCGACCCGTTCTTCAACTACCTCCCGTACCCCCTCGCATCGACGACTGCCCTCGCGACCGGAACCAGCCCGGATTACGCGGCCCTGGGCCCGGCCCACAACGATTTCATGAACACCAGCGTCAGGTCCTTCGTGCTGGAGGTGCCAGTGCGGATCACGGGCCCTGGCCCGGTGAACTACTGGGCAACCACCGCGATCCACGATCTGGGCCACGGGGCCTGGTTCCAGCTCCAGCGCGCCGCCGCGCCGAACGTCAACACCGACTGGGACTTCCGCATCGGCTCGGCGCACGTGGACCCCAACACCACCGGCCCGAGCCATGACCTGGTGGGCAGGCCTGCCAACCCGGCTACCGACCCTGCCTCCGGAGTTTGGGGTCAGATCAGAGACACCGTGACAGCGGTCGTCGCGGCCCGCGGGACTTACGGCAACTCTCCACACCGCTATGCGACCCCGCTGGCCTACGGCGCCTGGGTGGCGGACACCCTGCTCCCCAACGTCCTCACCTTCACTCCCGGCACGGTCGCGCTGTGGGACCCCTGGCACGGCGTCAAGAACGGCAAGGGCCTGGTGGAGGACGCGGCGGACAACATGATCAAGTTGGTCATCAACGAGGACTTCAGCTCCGGCCTCAAAGCCGGGCCGCTCCTGGACCACTTCCCCTACGTCTCTCCGCCACCGACCGACTGA
- a CDS encoding AMP-binding protein, translating to MPGFADVLEASRADPERFWLDAAGSIDWDLEPTRALDSSARPFFRWFPDGRLNVCHNLLDRHIEAGRGDQPALIHHSPVTGTRASCTYVELREQVALFAGVLRGLGVGRGDRVVIYLPMVPQAVIAMLACVRIGAVHSVVFGGFAPRELAARIDDARPKVVVSASCGVEGSRVIEYKPLLEQALRLATHAPAASVILQRPQAPAILGPGDLDWSTVMAGAAPAECVAVAATDPLYILYTSGTTGRPKGVGHDCGGYAVALAWSMANIYDVGPGEVMFTASDVGWVVGHSYLVYAPLLVGATTVLYEGKPVGTPDAGQFWRVLAEYGVKVMFTAPTALRAIRKVDPAGDLVGRYDLSGLRYLFLAGERLDPETYRWAGELLSVPVIDHWWQTETGWPIVANPAGLELLPIKPGSPTVALPGWDVRVLDVAGAPVGAGTEGSIAIGLPLPPGALPTLWNDDERFIASYLSTFEGYYLTGDGGHLDEDGYLFVMGRTDDVINVAGHRLSAGGMEEVLTAHPAVAECAVVGVADLMKGQIPRGFVVLKANARAEEGLLRAELVQLVRDQIGAVASLKDIDFVAGLPKTRSGKILRRTMRDIADGKETTVPSTIEDPSVLEDLRPILRRPVT from the coding sequence GTGCCGGGTTTCGCAGATGTCCTCGAGGCGAGCCGTGCGGACCCCGAACGGTTCTGGTTGGATGCGGCCGGCTCCATCGACTGGGACCTCGAGCCCACCCGAGCCCTGGACAGCTCAGCGCGGCCGTTCTTCAGGTGGTTCCCCGACGGGCGGCTGAATGTGTGCCACAACCTGTTGGACCGTCACATCGAAGCCGGACGGGGTGATCAGCCGGCGCTGATCCATCACTCACCCGTCACAGGTACTCGCGCGAGCTGCACCTACGTCGAGCTGCGGGAGCAGGTCGCATTGTTCGCCGGTGTGCTGCGGGGCCTGGGCGTCGGCCGGGGCGACCGGGTCGTCATCTACCTGCCCATGGTCCCGCAGGCCGTGATCGCGATGCTGGCGTGCGTGCGCATCGGCGCGGTGCACTCAGTGGTGTTCGGCGGTTTCGCCCCGCGCGAGCTGGCCGCACGCATCGACGACGCGCGGCCGAAGGTCGTCGTGTCCGCCTCCTGCGGGGTCGAAGGCAGCCGCGTCATCGAGTACAAACCCTTGCTGGAGCAGGCTCTGCGGCTCGCGACACACGCCCCGGCGGCATCGGTGATCCTGCAGCGCCCGCAGGCCCCGGCGATCCTGGGGCCCGGCGACCTGGACTGGTCGACGGTGATGGCCGGCGCGGCGCCGGCCGAATGTGTCGCGGTAGCGGCCACCGATCCGCTGTACATCCTCTACACCTCGGGCACGACCGGGCGGCCGAAAGGCGTCGGGCACGACTGCGGCGGTTACGCGGTGGCGCTGGCCTGGTCGATGGCAAACATCTATGACGTCGGTCCGGGCGAGGTCATGTTCACCGCCTCGGACGTCGGGTGGGTGGTCGGGCACTCCTACTTGGTCTACGCACCATTGCTGGTCGGGGCCACAACCGTGCTCTACGAGGGAAAACCGGTCGGCACCCCGGACGCCGGGCAGTTCTGGCGGGTCCTGGCCGAGTACGGCGTGAAGGTCATGTTCACCGCTCCGACCGCGTTGCGCGCGATCCGAAAGGTCGATCCAGCAGGCGATCTCGTAGGCCGGTACGACCTGTCCGGCCTGCGCTACCTGTTCCTGGCCGGTGAACGGCTGGACCCGGAGACTTACCGATGGGCCGGCGAACTGCTCAGTGTGCCGGTGATCGATCATTGGTGGCAGACCGAGACCGGCTGGCCGATCGTGGCCAACCCGGCGGGGCTGGAGCTGCTGCCGATCAAGCCCGGTTCCCCGACAGTGGCCCTGCCGGGTTGGGACGTGCGTGTGCTCGACGTCGCGGGTGCGCCGGTCGGGGCCGGTACCGAGGGCTCGATCGCGATCGGGCTGCCGCTACCGCCCGGCGCACTGCCCACGTTGTGGAACGACGACGAGCGCTTCATCGCCTCATACCTGTCGACCTTCGAGGGCTACTACCTGACCGGCGACGGTGGCCACCTCGACGAGGACGGCTACCTGTTCGTGATGGGCCGCACCGACGATGTCATCAACGTGGCCGGACACCGGTTGTCCGCCGGTGGGATGGAGGAGGTCCTCACCGCGCATCCGGCGGTGGCCGAGTGTGCGGTCGTCGGCGTCGCCGACCTGATGAAAGGTCAGATCCCGCGCGGGTTCGTGGTCCTCAAGGCCAATGCCCGCGCCGAGGAAGGTCTGCTGCGGGCCGAGTTGGTGCAGTTGGTACGCGACCAGATCGGTGCGGTCGCCTCGCTGAAGGACATCGATTTCGTGGCCGGGCTGCCGAAGACCCGGTCGGGGAAGATCCTGCGCCGCACGATGCGCGACATCGCCGACGGCAAGGAGACGACGGTGCCTTCGACGATCGAGGACCCCTCTGTGCTGGAGGACCTGCGGCCGATTCTCCGCCGTCCCGTCACCTGA
- the ccrA gene encoding crotonyl-CoA carboxylase/reductase has translation MIEAVAAGSLPELGIIPELMSAQVLRTERLGEPRTAFQVEQLTTPMPGPGEVLIAVMAAGINFNNVWAARGVPIDVIAERQRAGEPYDFHIGGSDASGIVWALGGGVEGHRVGDHVVVHPGYWDPTDPQVRRGGDPMLGATARIWGYNTNFGSFAQFCLAQAHQVLPKAEHLTWAAAAAPTLVGATAYRMLHGWAGHTVERDDVVLVWGGSGGVGSQAIQLAREAGALPVAVVSDAEKGAYCEKLGAVGWIDRRDFDHWGTPPHWTDEAGQKQWSASARAFGKRLWEVVGSKRSPRIVVEHPGEDTVPTSIFVCDAGGMVVICAGTTGYSAVVDLRHHWVRQKRLQGSHGTNDIQARAYNELVRAGRVDPCLGDVRAFTEVGQIHQDMGDGRLGHGNTVVLVGADSAEAGVG, from the coding sequence ATGATCGAGGCTGTTGCTGCCGGCTCGTTGCCGGAACTCGGGATCATTCCCGAGTTGATGTCCGCCCAGGTGCTGCGCACCGAGCGGTTGGGTGAACCGCGGACCGCCTTCCAGGTCGAGCAGTTGACCACGCCCATGCCGGGCCCCGGCGAGGTCCTCATCGCTGTGATGGCCGCGGGGATCAACTTCAACAACGTGTGGGCCGCGCGGGGTGTGCCGATCGATGTGATTGCGGAGCGTCAGCGGGCCGGTGAACCGTATGACTTCCATATCGGTGGTTCGGATGCCTCGGGAATCGTGTGGGCACTCGGCGGCGGTGTGGAAGGCCATCGGGTGGGCGACCACGTGGTGGTGCATCCGGGGTACTGGGATCCGACCGATCCGCAGGTGCGCCGCGGCGGGGATCCGATGCTTGGCGCCACTGCGCGGATCTGGGGCTACAACACGAACTTCGGTTCCTTTGCCCAGTTCTGCCTGGCCCAGGCCCACCAGGTCCTGCCCAAGGCCGAACACCTGACCTGGGCCGCCGCCGCGGCGCCGACGCTGGTCGGCGCCACCGCCTACCGGATGCTGCACGGCTGGGCCGGGCACACCGTCGAGCGTGACGACGTGGTTCTGGTGTGGGGCGGGTCCGGTGGGGTCGGCAGTCAGGCGATCCAGTTGGCGCGCGAGGCCGGTGCGCTTCCCGTCGCAGTGGTCTCCGATGCGGAGAAGGGTGCCTACTGCGAGAAGCTCGGCGCGGTCGGTTGGATCGACCGTCGGGACTTCGACCATTGGGGGACTCCGCCGCACTGGACCGACGAGGCGGGTCAGAAGCAGTGGTCGGCCTCGGCCCGGGCTTTCGGCAAGCGGCTCTGGGAGGTGGTCGGCTCCAAACGCAGCCCGCGGATAGTGGTGGAGCACCCGGGTGAGGACACCGTCCCCACCTCGATCTTCGTCTGCGACGCGGGCGGAATGGTCGTGATCTGCGCGGGCACCACGGGCTATTCGGCAGTGGTCGACCTGCGGCACCACTGGGTGCGGCAGAAGCGGCTGCAGGGGTCGCACGGCACCAACGACATCCAGGCCCGTGCCTACAACGAGTTGGTCCGGGCCGGGCGCGTCGACCCGTGCCTCGGCGACGTGCGGGCGTTCACCGAGGTTGGTCAGATCCACCAGGACATGGGGGACGGCCGACTCGGGCACGGCAACACCGTGGTCCTGGTCGGAGCCGACTCCGCCGAGGCCGGCGTGGGGTGA
- a CDS encoding antibiotic biosynthesis monooxygenase encodes MTTITPTLNVSFVVKLVAKPETAEEVAGFVAGAIGLANEEAGTIVWLALRTDETTFWIVDAFPDEAARQDHLTGRIAAALMANAERLLAVAPEILPADVLAAKVP; translated from the coding sequence GTGACGACAATTACCCCGACCCTCAACGTTTCCTTCGTCGTCAAGCTGGTCGCCAAACCGGAGACGGCCGAGGAAGTGGCCGGCTTCGTCGCCGGGGCGATCGGGCTGGCCAACGAGGAGGCCGGAACGATCGTCTGGCTCGCGCTGCGAACCGACGAGACGACGTTCTGGATCGTGGACGCGTTCCCCGACGAGGCCGCCCGCCAGGACCATCTGACCGGTCGCATCGCCGCCGCGCTGATGGCCAACGCCGAGCGCCTACTGGCCGTCGCGCCGGAGATCCTCCCCGCCGACGTCCTGGCCGCGAAGGTCCCGTGA